In a single window of the Littorina saxatilis isolate snail1 linkage group LG3, US_GU_Lsax_2.0, whole genome shotgun sequence genome:
- the LOC138960979 gene encoding uncharacterized protein — translation MATGAEGIILQPLWKIHNIDWSDRRNVFETDPSRPSLDLLRRNTITLSRYDVTTYQSNSAHFDNIDSHGDHGKLLFSKWSRYSAHSFHTTTCHQAPMPALH, via the exons ATGGCTACTGGAGCGGAGGGTATTATTCTACAGCCGCTGTGGAAAATTCACAACATCGATTGG AGTGACCGACGCAACGTGTTTGAGACAGACCCCTCTCGCCCCAGCCTTGACCTTCTGCGCCGTAACACCATCACCCTTAGCCGTTAT GACGTGACTACATACCAATCCAACAGCGCCCACTTTGACAACATTG ACAGCCACGGAGACCACGGCAAACTGCTATTCAGCAAGTGGTCACGGTACTCGGCACACAGTTTCCACACCACGACTTGCCACCAGGCTCCAATGCCCGCTCTACATTGA